From the Alkalibacter rhizosphaerae genome, one window contains:
- the yiaK gene encoding 3-dehydro-L-gulonate 2-dehydrogenase encodes MLRIKYEDMVKKFESILIKKGLSLEMARKSAENFANNSADGVYSHGVNRFPRVISYIDKGYIDVKAEPTVEGRMGGFERWNGNLAMGNTNAVRAMERAIELAKECGIGIVALGNTNHWMRGGTFGWQAADAGMIGMCWTNTMPNMPAWGTKDRNIGNNPFIMAIPRSNKEHVVVDCAMAQFSYGKIEETRMKGQQLPVVGGFDKEGKATTDPAAIEETWRVLPIGFWKGSGLSIAFDLIAAVLSGANSTTAVGKKAEDEYGLSQIFIAIDPEHMSSVEITDAIIDEVIESIKESEKAEGTSQIFYPGEMEIKTRRDNMENGIPVLESVWESIQQLEA; translated from the coding sequence ATGTTGAGAATTAAATACGAGGACATGGTAAAAAAATTCGAGTCCATTCTTATCAAAAAAGGCTTGAGCCTGGAAATGGCGAGAAAAAGTGCAGAAAACTTTGCAAACAACAGTGCGGATGGCGTATACTCCCATGGAGTGAACCGATTTCCCAGAGTGATCAGCTACATCGACAAAGGCTACATCGATGTGAAAGCAGAGCCTACCGTAGAAGGTCGCATGGGAGGATTTGAACGATGGAACGGCAATCTGGCCATGGGAAACACCAATGCGGTACGAGCCATGGAACGGGCCATTGAACTGGCCAAAGAATGCGGTATCGGCATCGTGGCACTGGGCAATACGAACCACTGGATGCGGGGCGGCACGTTTGGATGGCAGGCGGCGGATGCGGGAATGATCGGCATGTGCTGGACCAACACCATGCCCAACATGCCAGCCTGGGGAACGAAAGACCGGAACATCGGCAACAACCCCTTCATCATGGCCATTCCCAGAAGCAACAAGGAGCACGTAGTGGTGGATTGCGCCATGGCCCAGTTCTCCTACGGCAAGATCGAAGAGACAAGGATGAAAGGCCAGCAATTGCCTGTTGTCGGCGGATTTGACAAGGAAGGAAAAGCCACTACGGATCCGGCAGCCATCGAAGAGACCTGGCGGGTACTTCCCATCGGATTTTGGAAAGGCTCCGGCTTGTCCATCGCTTTTGACTTGATCGCCGCAGTTCTTTCCGGTGCCAATTCCACCACGGCTGTGGGGAAAAAGGCGGAAGACGAATACGGCTTGTCCCAGATCTTCATCGCCATCGATCCGGAGCACATGAGTTCCGTGGAGATCACCGACGCCATCATCGACGAAGTGATCGAATCCATCAAGGAATCGGAAAAAGCAGAGGGAACCAGTCAGATCTTCTATCCGGGAGAAATGGAGATCAAAACCCGACGGGACAACATGGAAAACGGGATCCCCGTTTTAGAGTCGGTCTGGGAGAGCATCCAGCAGCTGGAAGCATAG
- a CDS encoding Gfo/Idh/MocA family protein, with protein sequence MKEVNWGLIGCGQVTEVKSGPGLYKSENSNLVAVYDNTYERAQDYGKRHHVKKVYEKVEDLLQDSEIDIIYIATPPKFHKEYAIACLNHGKIPYVEKPVAMNHDECLEIEALSKEKGIPVYVAFYRRGMEKFLRIKELLDQKILGDIRYLYVTQIMKPEETDLDPERLPWRLIPEISGGGKFLDMAVHVLDCLEFFFGKMESMSGIVENKGGLYRADDTVVATFRFQNGIVGSGTWCYVADHEENRVEIVGEKGRILYDGLSAKRFTLILDGQEEVIEFEEPEHVAMPFQQSVVNELIGKEKSNANFEEAINLVRMTDMLLSEYNKQVMKNVEN encoded by the coding sequence ATGAAAGAGGTAAATTGGGGACTCATCGGATGCGGTCAAGTAACGGAAGTGAAAAGCGGACCAGGATTGTACAAGTCCGAAAATTCCAACCTGGTGGCAGTTTATGACAATACCTATGAACGAGCGCAGGATTACGGAAAACGACACCATGTAAAGAAGGTATATGAGAAGGTGGAAGATCTGCTTCAAGACTCGGAGATCGACATCATCTACATTGCCACACCGCCAAAGTTTCACAAGGAATACGCCATTGCCTGTTTGAACCACGGCAAGATCCCATATGTGGAAAAGCCGGTGGCCATGAATCACGACGAATGTCTGGAAATCGAAGCCTTATCCAAAGAGAAAGGCATACCAGTATATGTTGCCTTCTATCGCAGGGGGATGGAAAAATTCCTTCGCATCAAGGAACTGCTGGATCAAAAGATCCTTGGGGACATTCGGTATCTTTATGTCACCCAGATCATGAAGCCGGAAGAAACGGACCTGGATCCGGAACGACTTCCATGGCGTCTGATCCCGGAGATCTCCGGAGGCGGAAAATTCCTGGACATGGCAGTACATGTACTGGATTGTCTGGAGTTTTTCTTCGGCAAGATGGAGTCCATGAGCGGCATCGTTGAAAACAAAGGCGGTCTCTATCGAGCCGATGATACAGTGGTTGCCACCTTCCGATTTCAAAACGGCATCGTCGGATCCGGAACCTGGTGTTATGTGGCGGATCATGAAGAAAACCGGGTGGAGATCGTGGGAGAAAAAGGTCGGATCCTTTATGATGGATTGAGTGCCAAACGATTCACCCTGATCCTGGACGGACAGGAAGAAGTAATAGAATTTGAAGAACCGGAACACGTGGCCATGCCTTTCCAACAGTCGGTCGTCAATGAACTCATCGGCAAGGAAAAAAGCAACGCCAACTTCGAAGAGGCCATCAACCTGGTTCGAATGACGGACATGCTGTTATCGGAATACAATAAGCAGGTGATGAAAAATGTTGAGAATTAA
- a CDS encoding YhcH/YjgK/YiaL family protein, protein MICSSIYSAFDLEWYPRPVRDAVQFFQRASFQEMEPGEYEIDGRDVYFQVIDLETKPWEEGKPEVHRKYIDIQFLFQGKETIGFVDDSGKNKVSENLLEQRDLLFYEEVQDLKKIDMKPGDFCVFYPSDVHVPGCEREGIIKIRKIVYKINVDFYKKEVGKEEI, encoded by the coding sequence ATGATTTGTTCCTCCATATATTCTGCCTTTGATCTGGAATGGTATCCGAGACCTGTCAGAGACGCCGTCCAATTTTTCCAAAGAGCTTCTTTTCAGGAGATGGAACCGGGAGAATACGAGATCGACGGAAGAGATGTCTATTTTCAGGTCATCGATCTGGAGACAAAACCATGGGAAGAGGGAAAGCCGGAAGTCCATCGAAAATACATCGACATCCAATTTCTTTTCCAAGGAAAAGAAACCATCGGGTTTGTGGATGACAGCGGGAAGAACAAAGTATCGGAAAACCTTCTGGAACAAAGGGATCTGCTTTTTTACGAAGAAGTGCAAGATCTGAAGAAAATCGATATGAAACCTGGAGACTTTTGCGTATTCTATCCCAGCGACGTCCATGTGCCGGGATGCGAAAGAGAAGGCATCATCAAGATCCGTAAAATCGTCTATAAAATCAACGTTGATTTTTATAAAAAAGAAGTCGGCAAGGAGGAAATATGA
- a CDS encoding diguanylate cyclase, producing the protein MKLKQKNIQIRSIIIIAFAIVMVLSTVGIGSMVFANWIATAEENTQRLIGNINENIYNQVSNFIHAPVHINEVNHNIIQNEILDLSNEPQREKFFIGVLQNHEDDIYSFSYGTETGEYYGARRNAEGDIEIMKNNAETEGNSWYFEVNDDLTAGPLTVRAGEFDPRTRAWYQEAKGKKASTFSPIYKHFVMDDLTISAAWPIYDGNGQLEGVMGAHMLLSSVGGFLDDAVNGYEGYALIVEKESGLLIANSMELDNFAVSEDGTFQRFAVEDLENASLRQAFQQYVESQETDFDYEDEEERYFVDVREIRFEGLEWVVLSALPEGIYMTDAKKSIGWTAAIIFLVLLLSVLVFHVITKRLLKPMDELLQTSADIAAGDLSKRVEVKRRDEIGVISLSMNNMADKMHDLINNLEANVEARTAQLNEATVDLEENKNQLQLILDSTAEAIYGIDLDGNCTFSNASCIQLLGYDNQNDLLGKNMHTLIHHSYEDGTPFPLGKCGIVTTIREGKAYESDEEVFWRADETSIRVEYRSYPQIRAGEVVGGVITFMDITQRKLAEERIKFLSYHDPVTGLYNRTFLYEELKRLNVDRNLPFSVIMGDVNGLKLTNDIFGHEAGDVLLKRVAEAMQRSCREEDIIARVGGDEFVILLPKTDNETAGAILKRIKGEVEKEESKELGSSISLGKGTKYDTLDDMAEVLKHAEGEMYRNKSLRQMENHDEQLQLIMKQLHERSEREKIHSANVSELSEKLGRELGLTNEAIRKLKDAGYYHDIGKIVFDEEILARSGVLSKEEQREMNKHGVVGYRILSLFNSTMDIARAALHHHEHWDGTGHPAGLKREEISLMGRIVAVAEAYDDRTNPRSNIPLGEEETLKEIQGSSGKKFDPTVVEALIRVKKKENKG; encoded by the coding sequence GTGAAACTCAAGCAAAAGAATATCCAAATCAGAAGCATCATTATAATCGCTTTTGCAATTGTCATGGTGCTTTCGACTGTTGGGATCGGATCCATGGTATTCGCAAATTGGATCGCTACAGCCGAAGAAAACACACAGCGATTGATCGGAAACATCAATGAAAACATCTATAATCAAGTCTCCAACTTCATCCACGCTCCAGTCCATATCAATGAAGTCAACCACAACATCATACAAAATGAGATTTTGGACCTGTCCAACGAACCCCAAAGGGAAAAGTTCTTTATTGGGGTGCTGCAAAATCATGAAGACGATATCTACAGTTTCAGCTACGGGACGGAGACCGGAGAATATTACGGTGCTCGTCGTAATGCCGAAGGTGACATCGAGATCATGAAAAACAATGCTGAAACGGAAGGAAATTCCTGGTACTTTGAGGTGAATGACGATTTGACGGCTGGTCCCTTGACGGTCAGGGCCGGAGAATTCGATCCCCGTACGAGAGCATGGTACCAGGAAGCAAAGGGAAAAAAGGCGTCCACATTTTCCCCCATCTACAAACATTTCGTCATGGACGATCTCACCATATCCGCAGCCTGGCCCATCTATGATGGAAACGGCCAGTTGGAGGGAGTGATGGGTGCCCATATGCTTCTTTCTTCTGTGGGAGGATTTTTGGACGATGCTGTCAACGGCTACGAGGGATACGCATTGATCGTGGAAAAAGAATCCGGCCTGCTCATTGCAAATTCCATGGAGCTGGATAATTTTGCCGTATCGGAAGACGGCACCTTTCAACGTTTTGCTGTAGAGGATCTGGAAAACGCCAGCCTCCGACAAGCCTTTCAACAATATGTAGAAAGTCAAGAAACTGATTTTGATTATGAAGACGAAGAGGAACGGTATTTCGTTGATGTTCGGGAGATCCGGTTTGAAGGATTGGAATGGGTCGTCTTGTCTGCCCTGCCGGAAGGCATCTACATGACAGACGCCAAGAAAAGCATCGGATGGACGGCGGCGATCATTTTTCTCGTGCTGCTCCTTTCCGTTCTCGTCTTTCACGTGATCACCAAAAGACTGTTGAAGCCAATGGACGAGTTGCTCCAGACATCTGCAGACATCGCAGCCGGGGATCTGTCCAAAAGGGTGGAGGTCAAGAGAAGAGATGAAATTGGCGTCATTTCTCTGAGCATGAACAACATGGCAGACAAAATGCATGATCTTATCAACAACCTGGAAGCCAACGTGGAAGCGCGAACGGCGCAACTCAATGAAGCCACCGTCGATCTGGAAGAAAACAAAAACCAGCTGCAGTTGATCCTGGATTCTACGGCCGAGGCCATTTATGGCATCGATCTGGACGGAAATTGCACCTTCAGCAATGCCAGCTGCATTCAATTGCTGGGTTATGACAATCAGAATGACTTGCTTGGTAAAAATATGCATACGCTGATCCATCATTCATACGAAGACGGGACACCCTTTCCACTGGGCAAGTGCGGCATTGTTACGACGATCCGGGAAGGGAAGGCGTACGAATCCGATGAAGAAGTATTCTGGAGAGCAGATGAAACATCCATCCGGGTGGAGTATCGGTCCTATCCTCAAATAAGAGCCGGGGAAGTCGTCGGTGGCGTCATCACATTCATGGATATCACCCAACGCAAGCTGGCGGAAGAAAGGATCAAGTTTCTTTCCTATCATGATCCCGTAACCGGTCTGTACAATCGAACGTTTTTGTACGAAGAATTGAAACGACTGAATGTAGACCGCAATCTGCCATTCTCTGTGATCATGGGGGATGTGAACGGGTTGAAATTGACCAATGACATCTTTGGCCATGAAGCGGGGGATGTTCTCCTCAAAAGAGTTGCGGAAGCCATGCAACGGTCTTGTAGGGAGGAAGACATTATTGCAAGAGTTGGCGGGGATGAATTTGTGATCCTGTTGCCAAAAACAGACAATGAAACAGCAGGCGCCATCCTCAAGCGAATCAAAGGTGAGGTGGAAAAAGAGGAATCCAAAGAGCTGGGAAGCAGCATTTCCCTGGGGAAAGGAACCAAATACGATACATTAGATGATATGGCAGAAGTGCTCAAGCATGCAGAAGGTGAAATGTATCGCAACAAGAGTTTGCGACAAATGGAAAACCATGACGAGCAGCTGCAGCTTATCATGAAACAACTACATGAACGATCGGAAAGGGAAAAAATCCATTCTGCGAATGTGAGCGAACTTAGCGAAAAACTGGGGCGGGAGTTGGGCTTGACCAACGAAGCGATCCGAAAACTCAAAGATGCCGGATATTATCACGACATTGGCAAAATCGTATTTGATGAAGAGATCTTGGCGCGGTCTGGTGTATTATCCAAAGAAGAACAACGGGAGATGAACAAGCACGGCGTTGTTGGATACCGGATCTTGAGTTTATTCAACAGTACCATGGATATTGCCAGGGCGGCACTGCATCATCACGAACATTGGGATGGAACAGGCCATCCTGCAGGGTTGAAGAGAGAGGAGATCTCCTTGATGGGTCGGATCGTGGCAGTAGCGGAAGCCTACGACGATCGAACAAACCCCAGAAGCAACATCCCATTGGGAGAGGAAGAGACCTTGAAGGAAATACAAGGATCGTCCGGGAAAAAGTTCGATCCGACGGTGGTTGAGGCTTTGATTCGAGTCAAGAAAAAGGAAAACAAGGGTTAA
- a CDS encoding iron chaperone, protein MKEFKDFMDAIDDPAKRERMEKIFEHIAEQFPSLETEVKWNQPMFVDHGTFIIAFSIAKQHMAVAPERVALDKFEEAIQKAGYQRTKELFKIRWKDEVDYDLLDDIIRFNMEDKKDWNKFWR, encoded by the coding sequence ATGAAAGAATTCAAGGATTTCATGGATGCAATCGACGATCCGGCCAAAAGGGAACGTATGGAAAAAATCTTCGAGCATATCGCGGAGCAATTTCCGTCACTTGAAACAGAAGTCAAATGGAACCAGCCCATGTTTGTCGATCATGGAACGTTCATTATCGCTTTTTCCATCGCGAAACAGCACATGGCAGTAGCGCCGGAAAGGGTGGCTCTGGACAAGTTTGAAGAAGCCATCCAAAAGGCGGGATACCAAAGGACGAAGGAACTGTTCAAGATCCGGTGGAAGGACGAAGTCGATTATGATCTTCTTGACGACATCATTCGTTTCAACATGGAAGATAAAAAAGACTGGAACAAGTTTTGGCGATAA
- a CDS encoding pyridoxamine 5'-phosphate oxidase family protein: MFREMRRIKQAMRVEEIIAVLERCSNGVLACHGDDGYPYAVPLNFVYYNGRIYFHCAKDGHKIDAIKKDPKVSFAVVDQDTIVSEEYTSYFRSAHAFGRARFTEGEEWLDAFRALVEKYSGHRSVEEKEREIAGCGRSLIAAIDVDHLTGKEAKELKSKEPSL, encoded by the coding sequence GTGTTTCGGGAAATGAGACGGATCAAACAAGCCATGCGGGTGGAGGAAATCATTGCCGTATTGGAACGTTGCAGCAACGGCGTATTGGCCTGCCATGGAGACGACGGCTATCCCTATGCCGTGCCGTTGAACTTTGTTTATTATAATGGAAGAATATATTTTCATTGTGCCAAAGACGGCCACAAGATAGACGCCATAAAAAAAGATCCCAAGGTGTCTTTTGCGGTGGTGGATCAAGATACCATCGTCAGCGAAGAATACACCTCCTACTTCCGTAGTGCTCATGCATTTGGTCGTGCCCGGTTTACGGAAGGAGAGGAATGGCTGGATGCCTTTCGTGCATTGGTGGAGAAGTACTCCGGCCATCGATCGGTAGAAGAGAAGGAAAGAGAGATCGCAGGGTGCGGCAGATCCCTCATCGCGGCCATCGATGTGGATCATCTAACTGGCAAAGAGGCTAAAGAGCTGAAATCAAAAGAACCGTCCCTATGA